One Paenibacillus urinalis DNA segment encodes these proteins:
- a CDS encoding DUF6884 domain-containing protein, which produces MNRIALITESSTRQDSPMPAYRFYQGSRSRWVNNIIRYMEVRNFSEDNIFFLSVFGQRIIGYQEIIDPYPVRKWHPRKDECTAFAEKVLAFIQQIHPLPFVEIHTGKTISDPLKRLFDEKGIEYRVYGDGVPLGAKPTWYAELIENELTQIRLKEIEREKMVVSSLIQFQSPQEASHLIDQFENKAHLYGVEANIEELKKLLGSYRQKKKDAKKAYEAFNNVMEKEDIAGEFNKFLLNVQSLAELHGHAHFEEIKSRFGQSVAKLRLYLIKHNYALMAEYSIFAALQRMQIALLK; this is translated from the coding sequence GTGAATCGTATTGCATTGATTACAGAGTCATCTACCCGGCAAGATAGTCCAATGCCTGCTTATCGATTCTACCAAGGATCCCGCAGCCGTTGGGTAAACAACATCATTCGTTACATGGAGGTACGTAATTTTTCGGAGGACAACATCTTCTTTCTTAGTGTATTTGGGCAGCGGATCATTGGGTACCAGGAGATTATTGACCCGTACCCTGTTCGAAAATGGCACCCACGAAAGGATGAATGTACTGCTTTTGCAGAAAAGGTATTGGCTTTTATTCAACAAATTCACCCGCTTCCCTTCGTAGAAATCCATACCGGTAAGACCATATCAGACCCCTTAAAACGTCTGTTTGACGAAAAGGGAATCGAATACCGAGTATACGGTGACGGAGTTCCTCTTGGAGCAAAGCCTACATGGTACGCGGAGTTAATTGAGAACGAGCTTACCCAAATCCGACTGAAAGAGATTGAAAGAGAAAAGATGGTCGTATCTTCGTTAATTCAATTCCAGTCGCCACAAGAGGCAAGCCATTTAATCGATCAATTCGAAAATAAGGCACACCTATACGGAGTTGAAGCCAACATAGAAGAGCTTAAAAAATTACTTGGCAGCTACCGCCAAAAGAAAAAGGACGCGAAAAAGGCATATGAAGCATTCAACAACGTAATGGAGAAAGAAGATATTGCAGGGGAATTTAATAAGTTCCTGCTGAATGTTCAATCCCTTGCTGAACTTCATGGACATGCTCATTTTGAAGAAATAAAGAGCAGATTCGGTCAGAGTGTAGCAAAGCTTAGGTTGTACTTGATCAAGCATAACTACGCTTTAATGGCCGAATACAGCATCTTTGCTGCACTGCAGCGTATGCAAATAGCGCTTCTTAAATGA
- a CDS encoding competence protein CoiA family protein: MDLGMYEKDLINIRLILEQTEQIDHQTIIEKYRNYSRKGAITCPFCGEKLKLRAGEIRDIHFSHPVGKTCMKAKAYDTYQRQTFRENEKHSVMKEIIYTELKGQERFKNDLKVEYGYLEKAEEKWNIYPDIYLKKGDREFALNIITNIQQIGDEKVVNNIHRRNSYFKNKGLEIIWFIEERELADDFVNRVLHLWEAEYNLAMKTREDHIWDEHIRELSLKYPEYKLPEVFGYKSQNEALPLEVHSLYYIRSLQEGMEFTVHRLILDNKIAPFRAFALTKSYPLKLSYALSIDTEISLSDKEQENLNRKEFEEEFIDKINNQITNDNYVGYSDLSEFSFSSVNFNPYERTVISDEATRKIIQEDELENKRESHNPDYYLKQIINFTITDEEARHFYEGLASRHVDLATHNLRLDNICNAIESFSSFCNNEARVWLDKILRL, encoded by the coding sequence ATGGACTTAGGTATGTACGAAAAAGATTTAATAAATATACGTTTGATTCTAGAACAAACTGAACAGATTGATCACCAAACTATAATTGAGAAATATAGAAATTACTCCCGTAAAGGTGCAATTACATGTCCTTTTTGTGGAGAAAAATTAAAATTAAGGGCAGGAGAGATTAGAGATATACACTTCAGTCACCCAGTCGGCAAAACATGTATGAAAGCAAAAGCATACGATACATACCAAAGACAAACTTTTAGAGAAAATGAAAAACACTCCGTTATGAAGGAAATCATTTATACAGAACTTAAGGGACAAGAGCGATTTAAAAATGACCTTAAAGTTGAGTATGGTTACTTGGAAAAGGCAGAAGAAAAATGGAACATATATCCAGATATATATTTAAAGAAGGGAGATCGGGAGTTTGCGCTAAATATTATAACTAACATACAACAAATAGGAGATGAAAAAGTAGTAAATAATATTCACCGTAGAAATAGTTATTTTAAAAATAAAGGGTTAGAGATTATATGGTTTATTGAAGAAAGAGAACTAGCAGATGATTTTGTTAATCGGGTGCTTCATCTATGGGAAGCAGAATATAATCTAGCTATGAAAACACGAGAGGACCATATTTGGGATGAACATATTAGAGAACTTTCACTAAAATATCCCGAATATAAACTACCTGAAGTTTTCGGTTATAAATCTCAGAATGAAGCATTGCCGTTAGAGGTGCATAGTCTTTATTATATACGCTCCTTACAAGAGGGAATGGAGTTTACTGTACATCGCCTTATATTAGATAACAAAATAGCTCCTTTTCGAGCTTTTGCCTTAACAAAAAGCTACCCTTTGAAACTATCTTATGCCTTGAGCATCGACACAGAGATTTCTCTTAGTGATAAAGAACAAGAAAACTTAAATAGAAAGGAATTTGAAGAAGAGTTTATAGATAAAATCAATAATCAGATCACCAATGATAATTATGTCGGATATTCAGATTTATCAGAGTTTTCTTTCTCTTCTGTAAATTTTAATCCGTATGAACGTACAGTTATATCAGACGAAGCAACTCGTAAAATAATTCAAGAAGATGAATTAGAAAACAAAAGAGAATCACATAATCCGGATTACTACCTTAAACAAATTATAAATTTTACTATAACTGATGAAGAAGCAAGACATTTTTACGAAGGATTAGCAAGCCGACATGTAGATTTAGCTACTCATAATTTACGATTAGATAATATTTGTAATGCTATAGAGTCTTTTAGTTCTTTTTGTAATAATGAAGCGAGAGTGTGGTTGGATAAGATCCTACGTTTGTAG
- a CDS encoding XF1762 family protein: MPVTFREACDFVNKHHPAPQGMKFALGLSNGRELIGVLIAGRPVSRLRDNGKTIEVTRLCVHSAYKNACSKLYASAARIAKKMGYQMLITYTLEEEDGGSLRGVGFQFIGVTPGGSWHSKSRSRQDRHPMGPKRAWSLNLSSSQEE; the protein is encoded by the coding sequence GTGCCAGTGACTTTTAGGGAAGCATGCGACTTTGTAAACAAGCATCATCCTGCCCCGCAGGGTATGAAGTTTGCACTCGGTCTCAGTAATGGAAGGGAATTAATTGGAGTCTTGATAGCCGGTCGGCCTGTGTCTCGCTTAAGAGATAACGGAAAGACAATTGAAGTTACCCGCTTATGCGTCCACAGTGCTTATAAAAATGCATGCAGTAAGTTATATGCATCGGCTGCACGTATAGCAAAAAAGATGGGCTATCAAATGCTCATTACCTATACGTTGGAGGAGGAAGATGGAGGCTCACTTCGAGGGGTAGGATTTCAATTTATTGGAGTGACTCCAGGAGGAAGCTGGCATAGCAAATCCCGCAGCCGGCAAGACCGACATCCAATGGGACCAAAAAGGGCTTGGAGCCTGAATCTATCGTCGAGCCAGGAGGAATAA